A genomic stretch from Tenrec ecaudatus isolate mTenEca1 chromosome X, mTenEca1.hap1, whole genome shotgun sequence includes:
- the LOC142434796 gene encoding melanoma antigen preferentially expressed in tumors-like: protein MVHYWAFTKLPLGALLEDCVFQDLILKAALDGLDILLAQNAQHRRCKLKVLDLQLATGTNFWNVWAGAPSNDSEMPSEEPEDTPRRIQMENGPHSRSAVKHQPLTSVEVLTDLWFEETPSDVLLTFLIERVKQMKALPTLCCRKVAFLQPLPQLHILGDILKTVQLDSVQEVEIHGKWDLHSLNPIAPYFAQMGHLQTLFLCEVILGCKDCGKNCNVEQLLAQFTSQFLSLHQLQHLFLDSACLPRGCLIRLLTRLPSPLLTLSLTDCVLLDEDLTYLSLCPCTSLLRTLVLCGVFRPSSSYAFLPGLLEIVSTTLMHLNLAGCGIQDPDLRALQNALGRCSQLVTLVLCGNSVSWDVLQELLQHTPPQCKFLELPVPLHCYVGPQGMLDMDALLPVMEELMVILMPNGVNSVEFCNHRGSNRTSHAILIQMDS from the coding sequence ATGGTGCACTACTGGGCCTTCACAAAGCTCCCACTTGGGGCTCTGTTGGAGGATTGTGTGTTTCAAGATCTCATCTTAAAGGCTGCACTCGATGGCCTTGACATCCTGCTTGCCCAGAATGCTCAGCacaggagatgcaaactgaaagtgTTGGATTTACAGCTGGCCACTGGCACCAACTTCTGGAATGTCTGGGCTGGAGCCCCATCTAATGACTCTGAGATGCCATCAGAGGAGCCTGAGGACACACCCCGCAGAATTCAGATGGAAAATGGGCCCCATTCCAGATCAGCAGTGAAGCACCAGCCCCTGACCTCCGTGGAGGTGCTCACAGACCTGTGGTTTGAGGAAACTCCCTCAGATgtactgctcaccttcctgattgaaAGGGTCAAGCAGATGAAGGCGCTGCCAACGCTGTGTTGCAGGAAGGTGGCGTTTCTTCAACCTCTCCCACAACTTCACATTCTTGGGGACATCCTGAAGACGGTGCAGCTTGACTCTGTCCAGGAGGTGGAAATTCATGGCAAATGGGACCTGCACAGCCTCAATCCGATTGCTCCTTACTTCGCACAGATGGGTCACCTGCAGACCCTCTTTCTCTGTGAAGTCATCTTGGGTTGCAAGGACTGCGGCAAAAACTGCAACGTGGAGCAACTCCTTGCCCAATTCACCTCTCAGTTCCTCAGTCTGCAtcagctccagcacctcttcctggactctgcctgcctgcccaggggCTGCCTCATCCGGCTGCTCACACGCTTGCCATCTCCCTTGCTGACCCTCAGCCTGACTGATTGTGTGCTTTTGGACGAGGACTTGACTTACCTGTCTTTATGCCCCTGTACCAGCCTCCTAAGGACCCTGGTATTGTGTGGTGTATTCAGGCCTAGCTCAAGTTATGCATTCCTTCCGGGTCTGCTAGAGATTGTCTCCACCACCCTTATGCACCTGAACTTAGCTGGCTGTGGGATCCAGGACCCTGACCTCAGGGCCTTGCAGAATGCACTGGGCCGCTGCTCCCAGCTGGTCACCTTGGTGTTATGTGGAAACTCCGTGTCCTGGGATGTTCTGCAGGAGCTGCTGCAGCACACACCCCCTCAGTGCAAGTTCTTGGAGCTCCCTGTCCCACTGCATTGCTACGTGGGCCCCCAAGGAATGCTGGATATGGATGCTCTCCTTCCTGTGATGGAGGAATTGATGGTGATCCTGATGCCCAACGGAGTCAATTCGGTAGAATTCTGTAACCACAGAGGCAGTAACAGAACATCTCACGCCATCCTCATCCAAATGGACAGCTGA
- the LOC142434797 gene encoding melanoma antigen preferentially expressed in tumors-like, translated as MAAVAKVHSEVVKAMVHYWPFTQLPLGALLEDCVFQELILKAALDGLDILLAQNAQHRRCKLKVLDLQLPTGTNFWNVWAGAPSNDSEIPSEEPEDTSHRTQMEKGPHSRSGWKHQPLTSVEVLTDLWFEEATSDVLLTFLIERVKQKKALPTLCCRKVAFLGPLPQLHILGDILKMVQLDSIQEVEVHDKWDLHSLNWFAPYLAQMGHLQTLFLSGVILDCKECGKVCNVEQLLARFTSQLLNLHQLQHLFLDSVCLPRGCLIRLLTRLPSPLMTLSLTDCVLLDEDLTYLSLCPCTSRLRSLVLCGLSRPSSSYAFLPDLLEIVSTTLMHLNLACCGIQDPELRALQNALGRCSQLVTLMLCGNPVSWDVLQELLQHTPPQCKFLELPVPLHCYVGPQGMLDMDALLPVMEELMVILMPNGVDCVEFCNHRGTNKTSHAIIIQMDS; from the coding sequence ATGGCAGCCGTTGCCAAGGTACACAGTGAGGTGGTGAAGGCCATGGTGCACTACTGGCCCTTCACACAGCTCCCACTTGGGGCTCTGTTGGAGGATTGTGTGTTTCAAGAGCTCATCTTAAAGGCTGCACTCGATGGTCTTGACATCCTGCTTGCCCAGAATGCTCAGCacaggagatgcaaactgaaagtgTTGGATTTACAGCTGCCCACTGGCACCAACTTCTGGAATGTCTGGGCAGGAGCCCCATCTAATGACTCTGAGATTCCATCAGAGGAGCCTGAGGACACATCCCACAGAACTCAGATGGAAAAAGGGCCCCATTCCAGATCAGGATGGAAGCACCAGCCCCTGACCTCCGTGGAGGTGCTCACAGACCTGTGGTTTGAGGAAGCTACCTCAGATgtactgctcaccttcctgattgaaAGGGTCAAGCAGAAGAAGGCCCTGCCAACGCTGTGCTGCAGGAAGGTGGCGTTTCTTGGACCTCTCCCACAACTTCACATTCTTGGGGACATCCTGAAGATGGTGCAGCTGGACTCAATCCAGGAGGTGGAAGTTCATGACAAATGGGACCTGCACAGCCTCAACTGGTTTGCTCCTTACTTGGCGCAGATGGGTCACCTGCagaccctctttctctctggagtgATCTTGGATTGCAAGGAGTGTGGCAAAGTCTGCAACGTGGAGCAACTCCTTGCCCGATTCACCTCTCAGCTCCTCAATCTGCAtcagctccagcacctcttcctggaCTCTGTCTGCCTGCCCAGGGGCTGCCTCATCCGGCTGCTCACACGCTTGCCATCTCCCTTGATGACACTCAGCCTGACTGATTGTGTGCTTTTGGACGAGGACTTGACTTACCTGTCTTTATGCCCCTGTACCAGCCGCCTAAGATCCCTGGTATTGTGTGGTCTATCCAGGCCTAGCTCCAGTTATGCATTCCTTCCGGATCTGCTAGAGATTGTCTCCACCACCCTTATGCACCTGAACTTAGCTTGCTGTGGGATCCAGGACCCTGAGCTCAGGGCCTTGCAGAATGCTCTGGGCCGCTGCTCGCAGCTGGTCACCTTGATGTTATGTGGAAACCCCGTGTCCTGGGATGTTCTGCAGGAGCTGCTGCAGCACACACCCCCTCAGTGCAAGTTCTTGGAGCTCCCTGTCCCACTGCATTGCTACgtgggtccccaaggaatgctggacATGGATGCTCTCCTTCCTGTGATGGAGGAATTGATGGTGATCCTGATGCCCAACGGAGTCGATTGTGTAGAATTCTGTAACCACAGAGGTACTAACAAAACATCGCACGCCATCATCATTCAAATGGACAGCTGA